In Halobaculum limi, one DNA window encodes the following:
- a CDS encoding ABC transporter permease, producing MRERLSRALRRRADAIGRRFPAVSLAGRNLSRQRLRAGLAALGIVIGVFAVVSLGMLGTALQTAATEELGGLGNQVIISPAPETDADTLNGRDLAAIERAAAGRGEVIRLKSAGATVSGSGGQTVAQIYGTTNPRALFGDAPGVPDYHRQGALVGADVAGALDLREGSTVTIEGNTYRVVAVLPEQSSITPLRADSAVVLPPGEFAQQGFSQVVVQANSGGDADAVASEVREQLNGRERRVSVFSLTSVLDQITEFFALLNGFLLAVAGVSLIVAGVSIFNVMLMTVSERRGEIGVLRAVGIHRDQVLRTLLVEATLLGVGGGALGVLLGTVGVIAVALNTDLPLDAVLVPTNALVGLGAFAFGVTVALVGGLYPAYRAAWEPPVESLRG from the coding sequence ATGCGTGAACGCCTCTCGCGGGCACTTCGCCGCCGGGCCGACGCTATCGGCCGCCGGTTCCCGGCCGTCTCGCTGGCCGGGCGGAACCTCTCGCGCCAGCGCCTCCGGGCGGGACTGGCGGCGCTCGGCATCGTCATCGGCGTGTTCGCGGTCGTCTCGCTGGGGATGCTCGGGACCGCCCTCCAGACCGCCGCCACCGAGGAACTCGGCGGCCTCGGCAACCAAGTGATCATCAGTCCCGCGCCCGAGACGGACGCGGACACACTCAACGGGCGCGACCTCGCGGCTATCGAGCGAGCGGCGGCGGGCCGCGGCGAGGTGATCCGACTGAAGTCGGCCGGTGCGACCGTCTCGGGGTCCGGCGGGCAGACCGTCGCGCAGATATACGGCACGACGAACCCACGGGCGCTGTTCGGTGACGCGCCGGGCGTCCCCGACTACCACCGGCAGGGAGCGCTCGTCGGCGCGGACGTGGCCGGAGCGCTCGACCTCCGCGAGGGGTCGACCGTCACCATCGAGGGCAACACCTACCGCGTCGTCGCGGTCCTCCCCGAGCAGTCGAGTATCACGCCGCTCCGGGCGGATTCGGCGGTCGTCCTCCCGCCGGGCGAGTTCGCCCAGCAGGGCTTCTCGCAGGTGGTCGTGCAGGCCAACTCCGGGGGCGACGCCGACGCGGTCGCGAGTGAGGTGCGCGAGCAGTTGAACGGCCGCGAGCGCCGCGTGTCGGTGTTCTCGCTGACGAGTGTCCTCGATCAGATCACGGAGTTCTTCGCCCTGCTCAACGGCTTCCTCCTCGCCGTCGCGGGCGTCTCGCTCATCGTCGCGGGCGTGTCCATCTTCAACGTGATGCTGATGACCGTCTCCGAACGACGCGGTGAGATCGGGGTCCTCCGCGCGGTCGGCATCCACCGCGACCAGGTGTTGCGAACGCTGCTCGTCGAGGCGACCTTGCTGGGGGTCGGCGGCGGCGCACTCGGCGTGCTTCTCGGCACCGTCGGTGTGATCGCGGTCGCGCTCAACACCGACCTCCCCCTCGACGCGGTGCTCGTCCCGACGAACGCCCTCGTGGGCCTCGGCGCCTTCGCATTCGGCGTGACGGTGGCGCTCGTCGGGGGCCTGTACCCCGCGTACCGGGCGGCGTGGGAGCCACCCGTGGAGTCGCTCCGGGGGTAG
- a CDS encoding PQQ-dependent sugar dehydrogenase has product MSRYWSRRRALAAVGTTLFAGCSGFPRADAGGATAITGGSESTPAGTPTPELTPVPEPDASFTPSQWTAPTDAPTSDVERTVLVENLEVPWDISVASNGDLFVTERVGRVNRFSDGDVDTVFAPEDAIDAGSIPATPKQQQWWVKGGEGGTLGVAVHPDYPDVEVLYVYYTASVDDGKVNRVSRFDLSADDPAATERPVVADIPANRFHNGGRLTFGPEGSLWVTTGDAGSGELAADPGALPGSVLRVTVNGEPAPDNPDIDGGDPRVFTYGHRNPQGLVFLPDGTPVLSEHGPGGRDEVNRLVAGGFYGWPETRTADDYSALGADSDVRPPLANTLGSTWAPTGSLFYTGDAVPSWHNRMLIGGLGSQQLVVLTLSPPDAEVPPLGETGRRFDADWLDDTYTATAHPVLRNELGRIRHVEQGTDGELYLVTSNRDGRSTEQFPKENHDVLVRLEASE; this is encoded by the coding sequence ATGTCGAGATACTGGTCCCGCAGGCGGGCGCTCGCCGCCGTCGGGACGACGCTGTTCGCCGGGTGTAGCGGCTTTCCCCGGGCCGACGCCGGCGGCGCGACCGCGATCACTGGGGGCTCCGAGTCGACGCCCGCAGGCACGCCGACGCCGGAGCTAACGCCCGTTCCTGAACCGGACGCCTCGTTCACGCCCAGCCAGTGGACTGCACCGACAGACGCGCCGACGAGCGACGTGGAGCGAACCGTCCTCGTCGAGAACCTCGAAGTGCCGTGGGACATCTCCGTCGCGAGCAACGGCGACCTGTTCGTTACCGAGCGAGTCGGCCGCGTCAATCGCTTCTCCGACGGCGACGTGGACACCGTCTTCGCACCCGAGGATGCCATCGACGCTGGCTCCATCCCCGCGACGCCGAAGCAACAGCAGTGGTGGGTGAAGGGCGGCGAAGGTGGCACCCTCGGCGTCGCGGTCCACCCCGACTACCCCGATGTAGAGGTGCTGTACGTCTACTACACCGCCAGCGTCGACGACGGGAAGGTGAACCGCGTCTCGCGGTTCGACCTCTCGGCGGACGACCCCGCAGCCACCGAACGCCCCGTCGTCGCCGACATCCCCGCCAACCGCTTCCACAACGGCGGGCGCCTCACCTTCGGCCCTGAGGGCTCCCTCTGGGTCACGACCGGCGACGCCGGAAGCGGTGAACTCGCGGCCGACCCCGGCGCACTGCCTGGGTCCGTCCTCCGAGTCACCGTCAACGGTGAGCCAGCGCCCGACAACCCGGACATCGACGGCGGTGACCCGCGCGTGTTCACGTACGGCCACCGCAACCCGCAGGGTCTCGTCTTCCTCCCCGACGGCACGCCCGTTCTCAGCGAACACGGGCCCGGCGGCCGCGACGAGGTGAACCGCCTCGTCGCCGGCGGCTTCTACGGGTGGCCAGAGACGCGGACCGCAGACGACTACTCCGCACTCGGCGCCGACAGCGACGTTCGCCCGCCGCTGGCGAACACGCTCGGGTCGACTTGGGCACCGACTGGGTCGCTGTTCTACACCGGCGACGCCGTCCCGTCGTGGCACAATCGGATGCTGATCGGTGGCCTCGGCAGTCAGCAGTTGGTCGTCCTGACGCTGTCGCCGCCTGATGCCGAGGTGCCGCCGCTGGGCGAGACGGGTCGCCGCTTCGACGCCGACTGGCTAGACGACACGTACACCGCCACGGCCCACCCCGTCTTGCGGAACGAACTCGGGCGCATCCGGCACGTCGAACAGGGGACCGACGGCGAACTGTACCTCGTCACCTCCAACCGCGACGGGCGCTCGACCGAGCAGTTCCCGAAGGAGAACCACGACGTCCTCGTGCGACTGGAGGCGAGCGAATGA
- a CDS encoding aryl-sulfate sulfotransferase, whose product MSRRGSSLPTGPGSLAALAALLLVVAAVAPAVVAAGGAGSVAVSPGTSAVGSAGSPFAQTDAPNPCVGTVEREPSSTTLVTIQGARAGEKTASLLLGVAPDGSIRGVHNDSAAGRWWQYDVDPLPNGDLLLATTEPGITVVERVDPVTGEHTDVRRLQNVEDAHDVDYLGDGEFVTVDKGDERNRVVVYNESGIVWEWRFDNHTDQFPRDGGGPYAKDWTHVNDVDPIGNGTFLVSVRNFDQVIAIDRATKEVKWTLGSDDDYDILDEQHNPDFIEGEDGTATVLVADSENDRVAEYARTDDGGWERTWVLRGGGLHEPRDADRLPNGNTLVTDRRGHRVLEVTPRGKVVWEVYTPWQPYDAERIGTDRGSDGPTTRQVGATGTHEMTGSADFETSDIEACYEYLTGIDRTRLIADDEQWGTGGSLTDTETGTAGDTSGDAGGAGDGADTTSRAWTTVPDDSSIDVPGFGIGVALAALVLVAVLAVRRRD is encoded by the coding sequence ATGAGTCGGCGCGGGTCGTCGTTGCCGACCGGACCCGGGTCGCTGGCGGCGCTCGCGGCGCTGTTGCTCGTCGTCGCTGCGGTCGCACCCGCGGTCGTCGCCGCGGGCGGTGCGGGGAGCGTGGCGGTCAGCCCCGGTACCTCCGCCGTCGGTTCTGCAGGGTCACCGTTCGCACAGACGGACGCACCGAACCCCTGCGTCGGCACCGTCGAACGCGAGCCGTCGTCGACGACGCTCGTGACGATTCAGGGCGCCCGCGCCGGCGAGAAGACGGCGTCGCTGCTGCTCGGCGTCGCGCCCGACGGATCCATCCGCGGCGTCCACAACGACTCCGCCGCCGGGCGCTGGTGGCAGTACGACGTGGACCCCCTGCCGAATGGCGACCTCCTCCTCGCCACCACCGAACCCGGCATCACCGTCGTCGAACGGGTCGACCCCGTCACCGGCGAGCACACCGACGTCCGCCGGCTCCAGAACGTCGAGGACGCCCACGACGTCGACTACCTCGGCGACGGCGAGTTCGTCACCGTCGACAAGGGCGACGAGCGCAACCGCGTGGTGGTATACAACGAGTCGGGCATCGTCTGGGAGTGGCGCTTCGACAACCACACCGACCAGTTCCCGCGCGACGGCGGCGGCCCCTACGCGAAAGACTGGACCCACGTGAACGACGTCGACCCCATCGGGAACGGCACGTTCCTCGTCTCCGTCCGCAACTTCGACCAGGTCATCGCTATCGACCGCGCGACGAAGGAAGTGAAGTGGACGCTCGGGAGCGACGACGACTACGACATCCTCGACGAACAGCACAACCCGGACTTCATCGAGGGTGAGGACGGCACGGCGACCGTCCTCGTCGCCGACTCCGAGAACGACCGCGTCGCGGAGTACGCCCGCACCGACGACGGCGGGTGGGAGCGGACGTGGGTGCTCCGAGGCGGCGGCCTCCACGAACCCCGTGACGCCGACCGCCTCCCGAACGGCAACACGCTCGTCACCGACCGACGCGGCCACCGTGTCCTCGAAGTGACGCCCCGCGGGAAGGTCGTCTGGGAGGTGTACACGCCGTGGCAGCCGTACGACGCCGAACGCATCGGCACGGACCGAGGCTCCGACGGCCCGACTACGCGACAGGTGGGCGCGACCGGAACCCACGAGATGACGGGGAGTGCGGACTTCGAGACCAGCGACATCGAGGCGTGTTACGAGTACCTCACCGGCATCGATCGAACCCGACTCATCGCCGACGACGAGCAGTGGGGTACGGGCGGGAGCCTGACCGATACGGAGACGGGAACCGCTGGCGACACGAGCGGTGACGCCGGCGGCGCGGGCGACGGCGCCGACACGACGAGTCGAGCGTGGACGACGGTGCCCGACGACTCCAGCATCGACGTCCCCGGCTTCGGAATCGGCGTCGCGCTGGCGGCGCTGGTGCTGGTGGCGGTGTTGGCGGTGCGGCGACGGGACTGA
- a CDS encoding DUF5787 family protein, which produces MEFAFELALCAHLERATDWVLARQLGGAVAAPGSRVVDVVGVVPGPNFDGRTRITDRTIPPAVVEADIGVGESVPVTRAFDTRPDRARGLADAGVDCGFLVEERRGGTRCVRRATRYPDDWVGELVAIENKPDLGRPGDLRRQLRVDASLALFDQVVLATESHVTGAHLNRIPEAVGVWRFDPETGDREVVREAGTLDADDWGVEPLDEYPGRTDIAVVSPAAKVHKRRRIAERAYGKGWRTYEFPGCGNCVADADGRPYCEHFGRVVDPASACAESCAGFEAADPAADEGEAASLRAERTPWVRDPPGVGSRQAGLDRFG; this is translated from the coding sequence ATGGAGTTCGCGTTCGAGTTGGCGCTGTGTGCCCACCTCGAACGGGCGACCGACTGGGTGCTCGCGCGGCAGTTGGGCGGCGCTGTCGCCGCCCCCGGAAGCCGCGTCGTCGACGTGGTCGGCGTCGTCCCCGGCCCCAACTTCGACGGCCGCACACGGATCACCGACCGGACCATCCCACCCGCCGTCGTCGAGGCCGACATCGGCGTCGGTGAGTCGGTGCCCGTCACTCGCGCGTTCGACACCCGCCCCGACCGCGCCCGCGGCCTCGCCGACGCGGGCGTCGACTGCGGCTTCCTGGTCGAAGAGCGTCGCGGCGGCACCCGATGCGTGCGCCGGGCGACGCGCTACCCGGACGACTGGGTCGGCGAACTCGTCGCCATCGAGAACAAACCCGACCTCGGGCGGCCGGGCGACCTCCGGCGGCAACTCCGGGTCGACGCCAGTCTCGCCCTGTTCGACCAGGTCGTCCTCGCGACCGAGAGCCACGTCACCGGCGCGCACCTGAACCGCATCCCCGAGGCGGTCGGCGTCTGGCGGTTCGACCCCGAGACGGGCGACCGCGAGGTGGTCCGGGAAGCGGGGACGCTCGACGCCGACGACTGGGGCGTAGAGCCGCTGGACGAGTACCCCGGTCGGACGGATATCGCCGTCGTGAGTCCCGCAGCGAAGGTTCACAAGCGCCGCCGAATCGCCGAGCGTGCGTACGGGAAGGGGTGGAGAACGTACGAGTTCCCCGGCTGTGGTAACTGCGTCGCCGACGCGGACGGGCGGCCGTACTGCGAACACTTCGGCCGCGTCGTCGACCCCGCGAGCGCCTGCGCGGAGTCGTGTGCGGGGTTCGAGGCGGCGGACCCGGCGGCCGACGAGGGCGAGGCCGCCAGTCTCCGCGCCGAGCGGACGCCGTGGGTGCGTGATCCGCCCGGCGTCGGCAGTCGACAGGCCGGACTCGACCGCTTCGGCTGA
- a CDS encoding DUF6517 family protein — protein MDRRRFLAGVAAAGVAGLAGCGTASGTVRPPELPQQRLEEGGWERTAANTEEVFSRTVAGTDVSATAVSRVFDDAALRADVSDKTLDAVDGALSNFFAARIAFTPNLADVPVESAREELAARAAGLASEQFTAQLESAGLTDVSASEAGTISVETGEEASLTEYSAAFEFESFSFDVRGDTLQIEGGSIDVGGKLATWVHDGGLFLSGGAYPAENFARSVEKELSEAITVSVDIDLGLEPEVYEEEVTGLLKRVE, from the coding sequence ATGGATCGACGACGATTCCTCGCCGGCGTGGCCGCCGCCGGCGTCGCGGGACTGGCTGGGTGCGGGACCGCCTCAGGGACGGTTCGCCCGCCGGAACTCCCGCAGCAACGACTCGAAGAGGGGGGATGGGAACGCACCGCCGCGAACACCGAGGAGGTGTTCTCGCGGACGGTCGCGGGGACGGACGTGTCAGCGACGGCCGTCTCACGCGTGTTCGACGACGCCGCACTCCGCGCCGACGTGAGCGACAAGACGCTCGACGCGGTCGACGGGGCGCTCTCGAACTTCTTCGCCGCCCGCATCGCCTTCACGCCGAACCTCGCGGACGTACCGGTGGAGTCCGCACGCGAGGAACTGGCCGCCCGCGCCGCGGGTCTCGCGAGCGAGCAGTTCACCGCGCAGTTGGAGTCGGCGGGGCTGACGGACGTCTCCGCGAGTGAGGCGGGAACGATCAGCGTCGAGACGGGCGAGGAGGCGTCGCTCACCGAGTACAGCGCCGCCTTCGAGTTCGAGTCGTTCTCCTTCGACGTGCGCGGCGACACGCTTCAGATCGAAGGCGGCAGCATCGACGTCGGCGGGAAACTTGCAACGTGGGTCCACGACGGCGGCCTGTTCCTCTCGGGCGGCGCGTACCCCGCCGAGAACTTCGCGCGCAGCGTCGAGAAGGAACTCTCGGAGGCCATCACCGTCTCCGTCGACATCGACCTGGGCCTTGAACCCGAAGTCTACGAGGAGGAGGTTACCGGCCTCCTCAAGCGCGTGGAGTGA
- a CDS encoding threonine synthase has protein sequence MRTTEAFDALRCIDCGAHHDPAEVTHACPDCGGITDPEYDLDAVDVSRETFESRPFDSLWRYEELLPFPREVAVSMGEGATPLVECPTLADRMGVGAVYIKDEGRNPTGTFKDRGQTGAVTAAVEHGAEAIALNSAGNAGQAAAAYAARAGLDSHVFLPDRAGFTQKAMTEVHGGDLQIAKGEITDAGAEYADAMADGNEGATEGWYSTKTFVTPYRHDVKKTMAFETIEQLDWNVPDAVVYPTGGGVGLIGMHKAATEFEALGLTDGLPGMYAAQAEGCAPVVRAYEEGAERHEAWEDITTACNGIAVPDPGASPWILDAIEESGGGAVATSDEAILDAAIEVARTEGIEVGATCASAVSGAFELAARGELGADDTVVLLNTGAGNKDVDTLRSHLGAREDEAAE, from the coding sequence ATGCGAACGACCGAGGCTTTCGACGCGTTGCGCTGTATCGACTGCGGCGCTCACCACGACCCCGCCGAGGTGACCCACGCTTGTCCTGACTGCGGCGGGATCACTGACCCCGAGTACGATCTGGACGCTGTCGACGTCTCCCGCGAGACGTTCGAGTCGCGCCCGTTCGACTCGCTGTGGCGCTACGAGGAACTGCTCCCGTTCCCCCGCGAGGTCGCCGTCTCGATGGGCGAAGGTGCGACGCCGCTGGTCGAGTGTCCCACGCTTGCTGACCGGATGGGCGTCGGCGCGGTGTACATCAAAGACGAGGGTCGCAACCCGACGGGAACGTTCAAAGACCGCGGGCAGACGGGCGCGGTGACGGCGGCGGTCGAACACGGAGCCGAGGCTATCGCGCTCAACAGCGCCGGCAACGCCGGACAGGCCGCCGCCGCCTACGCCGCCCGCGCGGGCCTCGACTCGCACGTGTTCCTCCCCGACCGCGCCGGCTTCACGCAGAAGGCGATGACGGAGGTTCACGGCGGCGACCTTCAGATTGCGAAGGGAGAGATTACCGACGCCGGCGCGGAGTACGCCGACGCGATGGCCGACGGCAACGAGGGCGCGACCGAGGGCTGGTACTCGACCAAGACGTTCGTGACGCCGTACCGCCACGACGTGAAGAAGACGATGGCGTTCGAGACCATCGAGCAACTCGACTGGAACGTGCCCGACGCGGTCGTGTACCCGACGGGTGGCGGCGTCGGCCTCATCGGGATGCACAAGGCCGCCACGGAGTTCGAGGCACTCGGCCTCACCGACGGTCTGCCAGGTATGTACGCCGCGCAGGCGGAGGGGTGTGCGCCCGTCGTCCGCGCGTACGAGGAGGGGGCCGAACGACACGAGGCGTGGGAAGACATCACCACCGCCTGCAACGGTATCGCTGTCCCCGACCCGGGTGCGTCACCGTGGATCCTCGACGCCATCGAAGAGTCGGGTGGCGGCGCGGTCGCCACCAGCGACGAGGCCATCCTCGACGCCGCCATCGAAGTCGCACGAACCGAGGGGATCGAAGTCGGCGCGACGTGTGCCTCCGCGGTGTCAGGTGCGTTCGAACTCGCGGCGCGCGGGGAACTCGGCGCCGACGACACGGTCGTTCTCCTCAACACCGGCGCGGGGAACAAAGACGTCGACACGCTTCGCAGTCACCTTGGCGCACGCGAGGACGAGGCGGCGGAGTAG
- a CDS encoding NUDIX domain-containing protein yields the protein MAHVVTAFCRNGTDVLLVRRSDAVGTYAGRWGGISGYVEGDTGDPLDDARREVREETGIDPASLTLVRRGDPIAVDDAEGAFTVHPFLFDCTTRTVTPNEELVETEWVQPTAMLDRETVPRLWETYRAVGPTVETVTSDRTHGSSYVSIRALEVLRDEAASLSASRSAAESDVDDDWDRLAEVARTLRGARPGMTALATRVNRVLAEADRTAVAVRDRAIRAVVDAATADDRAARAAVRELAGDDGPTAVLTLSRSETVATALATLDGPIFVAESAPGGEGRNVAASLAAEAEREVTLLPDSAVASLLAEGRVDAALVGADAVLADGSVANKVGTRTLALVAADADVPVYVVTARDKVAPTEEFHPEQAAFDAPAGVETYAPLFDRTHADGVTVVTEDGPLDAEACREVAERHRRLAAWDDDDGKE from the coding sequence ATGGCACACGTCGTCACCGCCTTCTGCCGCAACGGCACGGATGTCCTCCTCGTGCGCCGCAGTGACGCCGTCGGTACGTACGCGGGTCGCTGGGGCGGCATCTCGGGGTACGTCGAGGGTGACACCGGCGACCCCCTCGACGATGCGCGACGAGAGGTCCGCGAGGAGACGGGTATCGACCCGGCGTCTCTCACGCTCGTTCGACGTGGCGACCCGATCGCTGTCGACGACGCTGAGGGTGCGTTCACTGTCCACCCGTTCCTGTTCGACTGCACGACGCGGACGGTGACGCCGAACGAGGAACTCGTCGAGACGGAGTGGGTCCAGCCGACGGCGATGCTGGATCGCGAGACGGTGCCGCGGCTGTGGGAGACGTACCGCGCGGTCGGGCCGACCGTCGAGACGGTCACGAGCGACCGGACGCACGGCTCGTCGTACGTCTCGATCCGGGCGTTGGAGGTGCTTCGCGACGAGGCGGCGTCGCTGTCCGCGTCGCGGTCGGCCGCTGAGAGCGACGTCGACGACGACTGGGACCGACTAGCAGAGGTCGCTCGCACGCTTCGGGGCGCACGACCTGGGATGACCGCGCTGGCAACGCGCGTGAATCGGGTCCTCGCGGAGGCCGACCGGACGGCCGTAGCGGTCCGTGACCGAGCGATCCGTGCAGTCGTGGACGCGGCCACCGCCGACGACCGGGCCGCACGAGCGGCCGTGCGCGAACTCGCGGGGGACGACGGCCCGACCGCGGTGCTCACCCTGTCGCGGTCGGAGACGGTCGCGACGGCGCTCGCAACACTCGACGGCCCCATCTTCGTCGCGGAATCAGCGCCGGGCGGCGAGGGGCGCAACGTGGCTGCGTCGCTGGCGGCGGAAGCGGAACGTGAGGTGACGCTGCTTCCCGATTCCGCGGTCGCGTCGCTGCTAGCCGAGGGCCGGGTCGACGCGGCGCTCGTCGGCGCGGACGCGGTGCTGGCCGACGGGAGCGTCGCGAACAAGGTCGGGACGCGAACGCTGGCCTTGGTCGCAGCAGACGCGGACGTTCCTGTCTACGTCGTCACCGCCCGCGACAAGGTCGCGCCGACCGAGGAGTTCCACCCCGAGCAGGCGGCGTTCGACGCGCCGGCGGGAGTAGAGACGTACGCGCCGCTGTTCGACCGCACGCACGCGGACGGGGTGACGGTCGTCACCGAAGACGGCCCACTCGACGCCGAGGCGTGCCGTGAGGTAGCCGAGCGCCACCGTCGGCTTGCTGCGTGGGACGACGACGATGGGAAGGAGTGA
- a CDS encoding coenzyme F420-0:L-glutamate ligase: MDLFAVPDLPEIREGDDLAALIRDRVDLRPDDVVCVASTVVSKAEGRAFDLAEFPASPRAREIAAHLSDISGDEKDPRFAQAVLEESTELLMDAPFLLTETRFGHIGVNAGIDRSNVPDDDLLLLPKRPSESAERIRAELPADRVIVTDTCGRPFRHGQRGVAIGWAGMSPARDWRGEADRDGRELGVTVENVVDELAAAANLVAGEGDGGNPVVVVRDFEWGDHAESDAHFRDVEGDFVRQALRGWSFDA, translated from the coding sequence ATGGACCTATTCGCCGTCCCTGACCTCCCCGAGATTCGGGAGGGGGACGACCTCGCGGCGCTCATCCGCGACCGGGTCGACCTCCGACCCGACGACGTAGTGTGTGTCGCCTCGACGGTCGTCTCGAAAGCCGAGGGTCGCGCGTTCGACCTCGCGGAGTTTCCGGCGAGCCCTCGTGCGCGGGAGATCGCCGCCCACCTCTCGGACATCTCTGGTGACGAGAAGGACCCGCGATTCGCGCAAGCGGTGCTGGAGGAGTCGACGGAACTGCTGATGGACGCTCCGTTCCTGTTGACCGAGACGCGATTCGGGCACATCGGCGTCAACGCCGGTATCGACCGCTCGAACGTTCCCGACGACGACCTGCTCTTGCTCCCGAAGCGGCCCTCGGAGTCCGCCGAGCGCATCCGCGCCGAACTCCCCGCGGACCGAGTCATCGTCACCGACACCTGCGGGCGCCCGTTCCGCCACGGGCAACGTGGCGTCGCTATCGGCTGGGCGGGGATGTCGCCCGCCCGCGACTGGCGCGGCGAGGCCGACCGCGACGGCCGCGAACTCGGCGTCACCGTCGAGAACGTCGTCGACGAACTCGCCGCGGCCGCGAACCTCGTCGCCGGCGAAGGCGACGGCGGGAACCCCGTGGTCGTCGTCCGTGACTTCGAGTGGGGCGACCACGCCGAGAGCGACGCGCACTTCCGCGACGTCGAGGGCGACTTTGTCCGGCAGGCGCTCCGGGGGTGGTCGTTCGATGCGTGA
- a CDS encoding 5,10-methylenetetrahydromethanopterin reductase has translation MIGIELAPEHPVDRMVELGTTAADAGFDSLFVSHHYNNRDAFSVLSQLAAATDEVRLGPGVVNPLEFHPVTLASKVATLDEASGGRAVFGVGPGDPSTLRNLGLGDDRGLRPVLEAFKTAQKLWAGKRVDGGSTFDAADAGLNYEPPQGADIPVYVGGEGPHMCRMAGKHADGLLFNGSHPDDLAWAREQVEQGKSDRPDSRGAFDLAAYAAVSVAADAEAAREAARPPVAFITAGAAPPVLQRHGIDADRAATIGDHISAGEFSEAFETVTPAMVDAFCMAGDADTVADRMAAVLEHADSLVVGSPLGPDLDAAIELAAEAATRATQATE, from the coding sequence ATGATCGGCATCGAACTCGCGCCCGAGCACCCGGTCGATCGAATGGTGGAGTTGGGCACGACTGCGGCGGATGCGGGCTTCGACTCGCTGTTCGTCTCCCACCACTACAACAACCGCGACGCCTTCTCGGTGCTCTCGCAGTTGGCCGCCGCGACCGACGAGGTGCGTCTCGGTCCCGGCGTCGTCAACCCGCTGGAGTTCCACCCGGTGACGCTCGCCTCGAAGGTGGCGACGCTCGACGAGGCCAGCGGCGGCCGCGCCGTCTTCGGCGTCGGCCCCGGCGACCCCTCGACGCTGCGCAACCTCGGCCTCGGCGACGACCGCGGCCTCCGCCCGGTGCTTGAGGCGTTCAAGACCGCACAGAAACTGTGGGCAGGCAAGCGTGTCGACGGCGGGTCGACGTTCGACGCCGCCGACGCGGGCCTCAACTACGAACCGCCGCAGGGCGCGGACATCCCGGTGTACGTCGGCGGCGAGGGGCCGCATATGTGCCGGATGGCGGGCAAACACGCCGACGGCCTCCTGTTCAACGGTTCTCACCCCGACGACCTCGCGTGGGCACGCGAACAGGTCGAACAGGGGAAATCGGACCGCCCAGACTCGCGCGGCGCGTTCGACCTCGCGGCGTACGCTGCCGTCAGCGTCGCCGCCGACGCCGAGGCGGCGCGGGAGGCCGCCCGGCCGCCGGTGGCGTTCATCACCGCTGGCGCCGCCCCGCCCGTGCTCCAACGCCACGGCATCGACGCCGACCGCGCGGCGACCATCGGCGACCACATCTCCGCGGGCGAGTTCTCCGAGGCGTTCGAGACGGTGACGCCCGCGATGGTCGACGCCTTCTGTATGGCCGGCGACGCCGACACCGTCGCCGACCGAATGGCAGCGGTGCTGGAACACGCGGATTCGCTGGTCGTGGGGTCGCCGCTCGGCCCGGACCTGGACGCGGCGATCGAACTCGCGGCCGAGGCGGCGACGCGGGCGACGCAGGCGACGGAGTAG
- a CDS encoding DUF7573 domain-containing protein, whose product MCRRVRRRSGGALVGVNPAAALAADVPEDRSLDDADSDTDADTAADATAPADGDDTVDGPQVSPADVDPVEATLDHTPEGAPCAVCGETVTRRWRDDAGYVCPGCKEW is encoded by the coding sequence ATGTGTCGGCGCGTTCGCCGGCGCTCGGGGGGTGCGCTCGTTGGAGTTAACCCCGCCGCGGCCCTCGCCGCGGACGTGCCCGAAGACCGCTCGCTGGACGACGCCGACTCGGACACCGACGCTGATACGGCCGCGGACGCCACCGCTCCCGCCGATGGCGACGATACCGTCGACGGCCCGCAGGTGTCGCCCGCCGACGTCGACCCCGTCGAGGCGACGCTCGACCACACGCCCGAAGGCGCGCCCTGCGCCGTCTGCGGCGAGACGGTGACGCGACGCTGGCGCGACGACGCGGGCTACGTCTGTCCCGGCTGTAAGGAGTGGTGA